Proteins encoded by one window of Chryseobacterium aquaeductus:
- a CDS encoding O-antigen translocase, translating into MIRHFKKIKSSSLLKIFSLTGISVLIKLISSYLIVKLLAILVGPGGIALIGQLQNFTSVFTTLGAGGINNGVVKYVAEYKNDKTTLKQTMSNGFKITIYFSCFVGIVICLFSSFLSRVILFDEHYYYIFIFFGISLILISANNFFISILNGFTEFRKFVIVNITTSILGLIFTVVLVLCLDIRGALIAVVTYQAVVIFFTLYYIRKLFWFKKSYLWGLWDNKTVRKYATYSLMALVSAVTLPVSQLIIRGFLVDSYSLKIAGYWESMNKISSLYLLLFTSTFSVYYLPKLSEIKEESQLRREIFKTYKIFTPILLVGLCTIFFAKEFVINILFTKDFNPMKALFFWQLLGDFFKIFSWIIAFIMVAKSMSRIYIFTEIIFSVMLTLLTYLLVIQNGLIGSVQAYCINYFIYFVTMLLVFKKLLFKKIG; encoded by the coding sequence GTGATTCGTCATTTTAAAAAAATTAAATCGAGTAGTCTGTTAAAAATATTTTCTTTAACAGGAATTTCGGTACTTATAAAATTGATTTCGAGTTATCTGATCGTTAAGTTATTAGCAATTTTAGTTGGTCCCGGAGGAATTGCTCTTATAGGTCAATTGCAGAATTTCACCTCAGTTTTTACAACTTTAGGTGCAGGTGGAATTAACAATGGAGTGGTAAAATATGTTGCAGAATACAAAAACGATAAAACTACCTTAAAGCAGACAATGAGTAATGGTTTTAAAATAACTATATATTTCTCATGCTTTGTGGGCATAGTAATATGTTTGTTCTCAAGTTTTTTAAGTAGGGTTATTCTTTTTGACGAGCATTATTATTACATTTTTATTTTTTTTGGGATTAGTTTGATTTTAATATCTGCTAATAATTTTTTTATATCTATACTTAATGGTTTTACAGAATTTAGAAAGTTTGTAATTGTTAATATAACTACGAGTATTCTGGGATTGATTTTTACAGTAGTTCTTGTTTTATGTTTAGATATTAGAGGGGCATTGATAGCGGTGGTAACTTATCAGGCAGTAGTTATATTTTTTACCTTATATTATATAAGAAAATTATTTTGGTTTAAGAAATCATATTTGTGGGGATTATGGGATAATAAAACAGTAAGAAAATATGCAACATATTCGCTCATGGCATTGGTGTCTGCTGTTACTTTACCAGTTTCTCAGCTCATAATTAGAGGTTTTCTGGTAGATTCTTATTCTTTAAAAATTGCAGGTTATTGGGAGTCTATGAATAAGATATCATCTTTATACCTACTCTTGTTTACCTCTACTTTCAGCGTATATTATCTGCCTAAACTTTCAGAAATAAAAGAAGAATCACAATTGAGACGTGAAATTTTTAAAACCTATAAAATCTTTACTCCAATACTTTTGGTTGGCTTGTGTACAATTTTTTTTGCAAAAGAGTTTGTCATCAATATTCTGTTTACCAAAGATTTTAATCCAATGAAAGCTCTATTTTTTTGGCAGCTTCTTGGTGATTTTTTTAAAATATTTAGTTGGATTATTGCGTTTATAATGGTTGCCAAATCGATGAGCAGAATTTATATCTTCACTGAAATTATTTTTTCAGTAATGTTGACGTTATTAACATACTTATTAGTCATTCAAAATGGATTAATAGGGTCAGTTCAGGCTTATTGTATTAATTATTTCATATATTTTGTAACGATGTTATTGGTTTTCAAGAAGTTATTATTTAAAAAAATTGGATGA
- a CDS encoding SDR family NAD(P)-dependent oxidoreductase: MMMIIIGASNIDNFLYEKYKSPNYKFLGTYNNTYTNADELSKIDVTDYKQVSDWVENNIDFLENITLINCAGITYNSFAHKSDPDAWKKVIDVNLVGTFNCTRAILPIMRSQKFGRIINFSSVVASKGTPRISAYTASKSALWGMSKSLAQENAGLNITINNINLGYSELGMINQVSQEFLDALVKQIPAKNLCEPIDIFRTVDYLINCDYISGSSIDLKGVLI; this comes from the coding sequence ATGATGATGATAATAATTGGAGCATCAAATATAGATAATTTTCTTTACGAAAAATATAAATCTCCAAATTACAAATTTTTAGGCACTTACAACAATACTTATACAAATGCTGATGAACTTTCAAAAATAGATGTTACAGATTACAAGCAAGTATCAGATTGGGTAGAAAATAATATAGATTTTTTAGAAAACATCACATTAATTAATTGTGCAGGGATAACATATAATTCTTTTGCTCATAAATCTGATCCAGATGCCTGGAAAAAAGTGATTGATGTAAACCTAGTAGGAACATTTAATTGTACAAGAGCAATATTACCCATTATGCGCTCTCAAAAGTTCGGCAGAATTATTAATTTTTCATCTGTTGTAGCCTCAAAAGGTACACCAAGAATAAGTGCTTATACAGCATCAAAATCTGCATTGTGGGGTATGTCTAAATCTTTAGCTCAAGAAAATGCAGGGCTTAATATCACAATTAATAATATTAATTTAGGATATAGTGAGTTGGGAATGATCAATCAGGTTTCACAAGAATTTCTGGATGCATTGGTTAAACAGATACCGGCCAAAAACTTATGTGAACCTATCGATATTTTTAGAACAGTTGATTACTTAATCAATTGCGATTATATAAGCGGTTCATCAATCGACTTAAAAGGAGTATTGATATGA
- a CDS encoding DUF3575 domain-containing protein, whose translation MKYTMQWFPKTMIAVFSFFLLKINAQTELKFNVLFLPLGTVNIAAEKSLSKKISLQAEAFVSPWKSFGGKNFQIYMGTLEGRYYFKEMMRGWYVGAYGSIAAYNLQKWNYFKAKPVFNEDGTPQLLPDGNIRTTERYQKGLAFIFGISGGYHFIINNKLGLDVYAGVGTTQSIYRGYFKDNDQRYDKADEWNKSGEFIPTRGGLMFTYKLN comes from the coding sequence ATGAAGTATACAATGCAGTGGTTTCCAAAAACAATGATTGCGGTTTTTTCTTTTTTTCTTCTAAAGATTAATGCACAAACAGAATTGAAATTTAATGTTCTTTTTTTACCCTTAGGTACAGTTAATATAGCAGCGGAAAAATCTCTCAGTAAAAAAATCTCTTTGCAGGCAGAAGCTTTTGTATCTCCATGGAAGTCTTTTGGGGGCAAAAATTTTCAAATATATATGGGAACCTTAGAAGGTAGATATTATTTTAAAGAAATGATGAGAGGTTGGTATGTTGGTGCGTACGGAAGTATTGCAGCCTACAATCTTCAAAAGTGGAATTATTTCAAAGCAAAGCCAGTTTTCAATGAAGATGGAACGCCACAATTGTTACCCGACGGAAATATACGTACAACTGAAAGATACCAAAAAGGATTAGCCTTTATTTTTGGAATAAGTGGCGGTTATCATTTTATCATTAATAATAAATTAGGACTTGATGTCTATGCAGGTGTAGGAACCACTCAGTCTATCTACAGAGGATATTTTAAGGATAACGATCAGCGGTATGATAAAGCTGACGAGTGGAATAAGAGCGGTGAGTTTATTCCTACGAGAGGTGGATTGATGTTTACTTATAAGTTGAATTAA
- a CDS encoding NAD-dependent epimerase/dehydratase family protein: MKIIITGASGFVGQNLAKHLQDQNHSVQELSLRKSWVLDKKSDAVIHLAGKAHDTANTSAEEEYFKVNRDLAIQLFHEFLNSDIKDFFYFSSVKATADIMDGILDENHLSAPKTPYGKSKLEAENYLLSKELPIGKRLFIIRPCMIHGPGNKGNLNLLYKIVEKGLPWPLAAFKNSRSFLSIDNLNFLISQMLVKENLSSGIYNFADDKAISTNELISTVNVALGKNAKLWKISKNLIIKTAALGDKLRLPLNSERLKKLTESYIVSNKKIKSALQIEQLPLSVEEGLIKTIKSFKK; the protein is encoded by the coding sequence ATGAAAATCATTATCACAGGAGCATCAGGTTTCGTTGGTCAAAACCTTGCAAAACATTTGCAAGACCAAAACCATTCCGTTCAAGAATTATCATTGAGGAAATCTTGGGTTTTAGATAAAAAAAGCGATGCTGTCATTCATCTTGCCGGAAAAGCTCACGACACCGCAAATACTTCCGCTGAAGAAGAATATTTTAAAGTAAATAGAGATTTAGCTATTCAGCTTTTTCATGAATTTTTAAATTCAGATATTAAAGATTTTTTCTATTTCAGTTCTGTAAAAGCGACTGCAGATATCATGGACGGTATTTTAGATGAAAATCATCTTTCTGCTCCAAAAACACCTTATGGGAAATCAAAATTGGAAGCCGAGAACTATTTGCTTTCTAAAGAATTACCTATAGGCAAAAGACTTTTCATCATTCGACCTTGCATGATTCACGGTCCAGGAAATAAAGGAAATTTAAATCTTTTGTATAAAATAGTTGAAAAAGGTTTACCTTGGCCTCTGGCTGCATTTAAGAATAGCAGATCATTTTTAAGTATTGATAATCTTAATTTTTTGATTAGTCAGATGTTGGTTAAAGAAAATTTGTCATCAGGAATCTATAATTTTGCAGATGATAAAGCTATTTCCACCAACGAATTGATTTCTACCGTGAATGTTGCTTTAGGGAAAAATGCAAAGCTTTGGAAAATATCTAAAAATTTAATTATAAAAACAGCTGCTCTAGGAGATAAATTACGTTTACCTTTGAATTCGGAAAGATTAAAAAAACTTACCGAATCATATATCGTATCAAACAAAAAAATAAAATCAGCTCTGCAAATTGAACAGCTTCCTTTATCAGTTGAGGAAGGTTTGATAAAAACAATCAAAAGCTTTAAAAAATAA
- a CDS encoding sugar 3,4-ketoisomerase encodes MGKISVFDCSVIDLGKINFEEGNLTVVENNSNFPFNVKRVFYLYDIAGGESRGAHAHKDCHQFLIAASGSFEVSLDDGKYKRQVFLNRPNIGLHISPGIWASEVNFSSGAICLVLASHNYNESDYIRDYSDFLEFVDSETVSKKR; translated from the coding sequence ATGGGTAAAATATCTGTATTTGATTGTTCGGTAATCGATCTAGGAAAAATAAATTTTGAAGAAGGGAACTTAACAGTAGTTGAAAATAATTCAAATTTTCCCTTTAATGTAAAAAGAGTATTCTATTTATATGACATTGCGGGTGGGGAGAGCCGTGGTGCCCATGCTCATAAAGATTGTCATCAGTTTCTTATTGCTGCAAGTGGAAGTTTTGAAGTTAGTTTGGATGATGGAAAATATAAAAGGCAAGTTTTTCTGAATAGGCCCAATATAGGATTGCATATTTCTCCGGGAATTTGGGCTTCAGAAGTCAACTTTTCATCAGGAGCGATCTGCTTAGTTTTGGCATCCCATAACTATAATGAAAGTGATTATATCAGAGATTACAGTGATTTTTTAGAATTTGTAGATAGTGAAACAGTTAGTAAGAAACGTTAA
- a CDS encoding DegT/DnrJ/EryC1/StrS family aminotransferase, with protein sequence MIKFLDLQKINLAYQAEIEERILNTFRSGWYLLGTEVNTFETHLAQYIGSGHAIGVANGLDALRLILRAYIELGIMQKGDEIIVPANTYIASLLAISDNGLVPVLVEPDLENYNIDISKIEEKIRSKTKAIMIVHLYGRVVFSNALKDLAQKHQLKIIEDNAQAIGAEWEGKKTGNLGDVAGFSFYPGKNLGALGDGGGVTTSDDDLAKTIRALANYGSMQKYVNIYQGLNSRLDEIQAAVLDVKLKYIDSENDRRREIAERYLSEIKNPAIILPNVAKNGNEHVWHLFVIRIQEREKFQTYLTEKGVQTLIHYPIPPHKQDAYKEMNDLVYPLTEQIHNEVLSLPISPVMTDEEVGNVIEIINKKE encoded by the coding sequence ATGATTAAATTTTTAGATTTACAGAAAATAAACCTGGCTTATCAGGCTGAAATAGAAGAAAGAATTCTAAATACATTTCGTTCAGGATGGTATTTGCTGGGCACTGAGGTGAATACATTTGAGACTCATCTGGCTCAATATATTGGCTCCGGGCATGCCATTGGAGTTGCTAATGGTTTAGATGCTTTACGATTGATTCTCAGAGCATACATTGAGTTGGGTATTATGCAGAAGGGAGATGAGATTATAGTGCCTGCCAACACCTATATTGCTTCTCTTTTAGCAATTTCAGATAATGGATTGGTACCTGTTTTGGTGGAGCCGGATTTAGAAAATTATAATATTGATATTTCTAAAATCGAAGAAAAAATAAGATCCAAAACCAAGGCTATCATGATTGTTCATTTGTATGGTAGAGTTGTTTTTTCGAATGCTTTAAAAGATTTGGCACAGAAGCATCAGCTAAAAATCATTGAAGATAACGCTCAGGCAATAGGAGCAGAATGGGAAGGCAAAAAAACAGGAAATTTAGGAGATGTAGCAGGTTTCAGTTTTTATCCTGGGAAGAATTTGGGAGCCTTGGGTGATGGCGGAGGGGTTACGACAAGTGATGATGATTTGGCAAAAACCATACGTGCGTTGGCAAATTATGGGTCAATGCAAAAATATGTAAACATTTATCAGGGTCTGAACTCACGATTGGATGAAATTCAGGCAGCTGTTTTGGATGTTAAACTAAAATATATTGATTCTGAAAACGATAGGAGAAGAGAGATAGCTGAAAGATATTTGTCAGAAATAAAAAATCCTGCGATTATACTTCCGAATGTTGCTAAGAATGGGAATGAGCATGTGTGGCATTTATTTGTGATCAGGATTCAGGAAAGAGAGAAGTTTCAGACTTATCTTACGGAAAAAGGTGTTCAAACGCTGATTCATTATCCTATTCCTCCTCATAAGCAGGATGCGTACAAAGAAATGAATGATTTGGTTTATCCTCTTACCGAGCAGATTCACAATGAGGTACTGAGCCTGCCGATAAGCCCTGTGATGACGGATGAAGAGGTGGGGAATGTGATTGAAATAATTAATAAAAAAGAGTGA
- a CDS encoding sugar transferase — translation MKKYPWWKALMDYGLSFVAIVVLLPVFFILMVIASVDTGFPGIFRQARIGRGGEVFIIYKFRTYHPKKSDKSKLGCWMRKTKLDELPQLFNIIKGDMSLVGPRPDVPGYYDNLKGEERLILELKPGLTSEAGIKFRNEEEILNKQKNSLKFNDEILFPEKVKMNLNYYYQLSFKKDAQILLKTFSILSK, via the coding sequence GTGAAGAAATACCCTTGGTGGAAAGCATTGATGGACTACGGATTAAGTTTCGTAGCGATTGTTGTTTTGCTTCCTGTTTTTTTTATTTTGATGGTCATTGCATCTGTAGATACAGGATTTCCGGGTATTTTTCGGCAGGCAAGAATTGGGAGAGGTGGCGAAGTTTTTATCATTTATAAATTCAGAACCTATCACCCGAAAAAATCTGATAAGTCTAAACTAGGGTGCTGGATGAGGAAAACTAAACTTGATGAATTGCCTCAACTGTTCAATATCATAAAAGGTGATATGTCTTTAGTGGGACCACGTCCCGATGTTCCCGGATATTATGATAATCTTAAAGGTGAAGAGCGCCTAATTTTAGAATTGAAACCGGGTTTAACAAGTGAGGCAGGAATAAAATTTAGAAATGAAGAAGAAATTTTAAATAAACAAAAAAATTCTTTAAAATTTAATGATGAAATATTGTTCCCTGAAAAGGTTAAAATGAACTTAAATTATTATTATCAGCTTTCCTTTAAAAAAGATGCACAGATTTTGCTTAAGACATTCTCAATTTTAAGTAAATAA
- a CDS encoding DegT/DnrJ/EryC1/StrS family aminotransferase codes for MRNKIWLSSPHMSGNELCFIEDALNKNWVTSQGENIDEFEKSLSVLLKNDLKVCALNSATSAIHLSLIILGVTSGDEVITSSFSFCASANPITYCGAIPIFIDSEKDTWNMCPIALEEAIEDRISKGKKPKAIIVVHLYGMPAKMDEITAIAHKYEIPVIEDAAEALGSTYKGKLCGTFGRFGILSFNGNKIITTSGGGALVCHTQEDKDKAVFLSTQARDNAPHYQHSHIGYNYRMSNIVAGIGRGQMEVLNDRVEARRKMHDFYIRIFKDIDGVEVFSEPTQDYYSNHWLSAIVVDENKTGKSREDLRMAFLEDNIESRPLWKPMHLQPVFADAPYYGTNISEKLFDNGLCLPSGSNLSDDDRLRIKKVINDFFSK; via the coding sequence ATGAGAAATAAAATTTGGCTTTCATCACCTCATATGTCGGGAAATGAGCTCTGCTTCATTGAAGATGCTTTAAATAAGAACTGGGTGACGTCTCAGGGAGAAAATATTGATGAATTTGAAAAATCTCTGTCGGTATTATTAAAGAATGATCTGAAGGTTTGTGCTTTAAATTCTGCCACTTCTGCAATTCATTTATCTTTAATAATATTGGGTGTCACTTCTGGTGATGAAGTCATAACTTCCTCTTTCAGTTTTTGTGCCTCAGCAAATCCTATAACTTACTGCGGAGCAATACCTATTTTCATAGACTCTGAAAAAGATACTTGGAATATGTGTCCGATTGCTTTGGAAGAAGCAATTGAAGACAGAATTTCAAAAGGTAAAAAACCGAAAGCAATCATTGTCGTTCATCTATATGGAATGCCAGCTAAAATGGACGAAATTACAGCTATTGCGCATAAATATGAAATTCCAGTTATTGAAGATGCAGCAGAAGCCTTAGGATCTACTTATAAAGGAAAATTGTGCGGAACTTTCGGACGTTTTGGTATTTTATCATTTAACGGAAATAAAATTATCACAACTTCCGGTGGTGGTGCTTTAGTTTGTCATACGCAGGAAGATAAAGACAAAGCCGTGTTTTTGTCGACACAGGCAAGAGACAACGCTCCTCATTACCAACATTCGCATATTGGATACAATTATCGTATGAGCAACATCGTAGCAGGTATAGGGCGTGGACAAATGGAAGTTTTAAACGATAGAGTTGAAGCCCGTAGAAAAATGCACGATTTCTATATCAGAATTTTCAAAGATATTGACGGAGTTGAGGTGTTTTCAGAACCAACTCAGGATTATTATTCTAATCATTGGCTATCAGCAATTGTAGTTGACGAAAATAAAACAGGCAAATCTCGTGAAGATTTGAGAATGGCATTTTTGGAAGATAATATAGAGTCCAGACCTTTGTGGAAGCCAATGCACTTACAACCTGTATTTGCTGATGCTCCTTATTATGGTACAAATATTTCTGAGAAACTATTTGATAACGGTTTATGTTTGCCTTCAGGTTCTAATTTGTCAGACGACGACAGACTTAGAATAAAAAAAGTGATCAACGATTTTTTTTCTAAATAA
- a CDS encoding glycosyltransferase family protein has translation MKILLFGEYSNVHWTLAEAYRKLGHEVIVVSDGDWWKNYQRDINIPYNNKFKFLIFLLQIIIDHRFKNNDIVQLINYRFLFKNKLGFLNKYFFNHLKKNNKRIVLAAYGDDYYYVQACIQKKLKYNPIKEVAPNLSYLKDIFSVHNSKTAKDLNIYIAKKSDGIVACMYDYFASYRDEYKDKLVAIPLPIDLEKLNYTDNLYKEKLNIFLGVQKFRMEWKGTDYILKCFEILKEKHKDEIDLRIIENVPYHEYVKLFSESNLFFDQTHSYAQGMNGLIAMAQGKILFGGGEKEHYALLGEKFNFPIVNISSDIQDMCRKVEYFIGKKTEVLEAGKKSRKYIEEHHDSIKVGQDYINYYIKLLTQR, from the coding sequence ATGAAAATTTTATTATTCGGAGAGTATAGCAACGTACATTGGACATTAGCTGAAGCATATAGAAAACTTGGGCATGAAGTGATTGTAGTATCTGACGGAGATTGGTGGAAAAATTATCAAAGGGATATAAATATTCCTTACAATAACAAGTTTAAATTTCTTATTTTTCTTTTACAAATTATCATTGATCACAGATTTAAAAATAATGATATTGTTCAGTTGATTAATTATCGATTTTTGTTTAAAAACAAATTAGGTTTTTTAAATAAATACTTCTTTAATCATTTGAAAAAAAATAACAAAAGAATAGTTTTGGCAGCCTATGGTGATGATTACTATTATGTGCAGGCATGTATTCAAAAAAAATTAAAATATAATCCTATCAAAGAAGTAGCTCCTAATCTTTCCTATTTAAAAGATATTTTTTCTGTACACAATTCTAAAACAGCCAAAGATCTCAACATTTATATTGCAAAAAAATCAGATGGTATTGTAGCGTGTATGTATGATTACTTCGCAAGCTATAGAGATGAATATAAAGACAAATTGGTTGCAATTCCGTTGCCTATTGATCTTGAAAAATTAAATTATACAGATAATTTATACAAGGAAAAACTTAATATTTTTTTAGGTGTACAAAAATTCAGAATGGAGTGGAAGGGGACTGATTATATATTAAAATGTTTTGAAATTTTAAAAGAAAAACATAAGGATGAGATTGATTTACGCATCATAGAAAATGTACCATATCATGAGTATGTAAAGCTTTTTTCAGAGTCAAATTTGTTTTTTGATCAAACACATTCATATGCTCAAGGTATGAATGGGCTGATTGCTATGGCGCAAGGGAAAATTTTATTTGGAGGTGGAGAGAAAGAGCACTATGCATTACTAGGAGAGAAATTTAATTTTCCAATTGTAAATATAAGCTCCGATATTCAAGATATGTGCAGAAAGGTTGAATATTTTATAGGAAAAAAAACAGAGGTTTTGGA
- a CDS encoding sugar transferase, translated as MIRIFDFLFSFFGLFFLWPILLVVYIIGLFDTGSPIFIQERVGRFKKPFKLMKFRTMPVNTKSVATHLSQNVSITKFGSFLRKSKLDELPQLINVLIGDMSLVGPRPNLFNQIELIEERDKRGVYEAVPGITGLAQINEIDMSTPVELAEKDAEMLKKLKVSDYFSYIFSTIGGKGQGDRIKK; from the coding sequence ATGATTCGTATATTCGACTTTCTTTTTTCATTCTTTGGGTTATTTTTTCTTTGGCCTATTCTTCTTGTGGTGTACATTATAGGTTTATTTGATACTGGCTCACCAATATTTATTCAAGAAAGAGTTGGACGTTTTAAAAAGCCATTCAAACTGATGAAATTTCGTACAATGCCGGTGAATACAAAATCTGTGGCAACGCATCTTTCTCAAAATGTTTCAATAACAAAATTCGGAAGTTTTTTGCGAAAATCTAAGCTGGATGAGCTACCTCAGCTGATTAATGTTTTAATAGGAGATATGAGTTTGGTGGGACCAAGACCCAATCTATTTAATCAGATTGAATTAATAGAAGAAAGAGATAAAAGAGGAGTTTACGAAGCAGTTCCAGGTATTACAGGACTTGCTCAGATCAATGAAATTGATATGTCAACTCCGGTTGAGTTAGCAGAAAAAGATGCGGAAATGCTTAAAAAATTAAAGGTATCCGACTATTTCAGTTATATATTTTCAACCATAGGAGGGAAAGGTCAGGGTGACCGAATCAAAAAGTAG
- a CDS encoding glycosyltransferase encodes MKVTASIVLYNSNPNEIEKLCLNIFEYFDTILLHLIDNSPNNQLKFLENLSKNINYIHLPNNPGFGSAHNVAMQKAIDIDSKYHFVINPDIILIEDVFTPMLKYMENNIKIAMMMPKILNLDLSKQYLPKLLPTPIDLFLRKIKKPAFLYVKFINQYELRFVDDKRIYEAPVLSGCFTLFRTSVLKEKGLYDDGFFMYFEDWDISRRIHSDYKTIIFQKVSVIHEYESGANKNKKLFKIFIKSAVRYFNKWGWFFDKERKGINKKTLQQF; translated from the coding sequence ATGAAAGTTACAGCATCTATAGTATTATATAATAGTAATCCTAATGAAATTGAAAAATTATGTTTAAATATTTTTGAATATTTCGATACTATTTTATTACATTTAATAGACAATTCTCCAAATAATCAATTAAAATTTTTAGAAAATCTAAGTAAAAACATAAACTACATTCATTTACCTAATAATCCTGGCTTTGGATCTGCGCATAACGTAGCTATGCAAAAGGCAATCGATATAGATTCAAAATATCATTTTGTTATTAATCCCGATATTATTTTAATAGAAGATGTTTTTACTCCCATGCTGAAATACATGGAAAACAACATAAAAATTGCAATGATGATGCCGAAAATTTTAAATTTAGATTTATCTAAACAATATTTACCAAAGCTTTTACCAACACCAATTGATCTATTTTTAAGAAAAATAAAAAAACCTGCTTTTTTATATGTCAAATTTATTAATCAATATGAATTAAGATTTGTAGATGATAAAAGGATATACGAAGCACCTGTTTTATCAGGTTGTTTTACCTTATTTAGAACTTCTGTTTTAAAAGAAAAAGGATTGTATGATGATGGCTTTTTTATGTATTTCGAGGATTGGGACATTTCAAGAAGAATTCATTCAGATTATAAAACCATTATTTTTCAAAAAGTATCAGTAATTCATGAGTATGAATCTGGAGCAAACAAAAATAAAAAACTTTTCAAAATTTTTATAAAGTCGGCGGTGCGTTATTTTAATAAATGGGGATGGTTTTTTGACAAAGAAAGAAAAGGAATTAATAAAAAAACATTACAACAGTTTTAA
- a CDS encoding 3-oxoacyl-[acyl-carrier-protein] synthase III C-terminal domain-containing protein, with protein MQGGIQPSIKILQKTAKISGLHFEKVMVKMDKYANTCGGTLPILLDELHRAGKIKKDNIIPFVVLGSGWTYGASIIRM; from the coding sequence ATGCAGGGCGGCATTCAACCAAGTATAAAGATATTACAAAAAACTGCTAAGATTTCAGGATTACATTTTGAAAAGGTAATGGTCAAAATGGATAAGTATGCAAATACATGTGGTGGAACTTTGCCAATATTGTTAGATGAATTGCACCGAGCAGGAAAAATTAAAAAAGATAATATAATTCCTTTCGTTGTCTTAGGCAGTGGATGGACCTATGGAGCATCTATTATTAGGATGTAG
- a CDS encoding DapH/DapD/GlmU-related protein — MIKRYGIRGIFSLFISYIFTKIFYRKSRIIRLPFDIRNKNCIDLGENLTTGNSCRIEAYPVNIADQNKKILIFGKNIQINDYVHISAGLKVSIGDNVLIASKVFISDISHGSYSGDELDSSPKSIPQERLLYAKEIKIEENVWIGEFVSVLPGVTIGKGSIIGSNSVVSRDIPPNVIAVGTPAKPIKKYNFISEKWEKIQ; from the coding sequence ATGATTAAACGATATGGAATAAGAGGTATTTTTTCGTTATTTATTTCTTATATTTTCACAAAAATATTTTATAGAAAGTCTAGAATAATAAGACTGCCTTTTGATATTAGAAATAAAAACTGCATTGATCTAGGTGAGAATCTCACTACTGGAAATTCTTGTAGAATAGAAGCTTATCCTGTAAATATTGCAGATCAAAACAAGAAAATTTTAATATTTGGTAAAAACATCCAAATAAATGATTATGTACATATTTCAGCTGGTTTAAAAGTCTCTATTGGTGATAATGTACTTATTGCGAGTAAAGTTTTCATATCAGATATTTCTCATGGTTCATATTCAGGTGACGAATTAGACTCTTCTCCCAAAAGTATTCCGCAAGAGAGATTGCTATATGCAAAAGAAATTAAAATAGAGGAAAATGTTTGGATAGGTGAATTTGTTTCAGTTCTTCCAGGAGTAACAATTGGTAAAGGATCAATAATTGGCTCAAACTCAGTTGTTTCTAGAGATATACCGCCAAATGTAATTGCAGTAGGAACACCAGCAAAGCCTATTAAGAAATACAATTTTATTTCTGAAAAATGGGAAAAAATACAATAA
- a CDS encoding sugar 3,4-ketoisomerase produces the protein MNHTRPHLLSLPKILDKRGNLSFFEHPNQLPFKIARTYWIYDVPGGEARGSHAFKEQQEFIVALSGSFDIVLNDGENEFKFSLNRSYEGLYIPKMYWRSLENFSTNSLALIVSDRSFDADDYVRDFEQFKTLKNG, from the coding sequence ATGAATCATACTCGACCTCACCTTTTGTCACTTCCAAAAATTTTAGATAAGCGAGGAAACTTATCATTTTTTGAACATCCCAATCAATTGCCTTTTAAGATTGCAAGAACATATTGGATTTATGATGTTCCAGGAGGTGAAGCAAGAGGCAGCCATGCTTTTAAAGAGCAGCAAGAATTCATTGTTGCACTTTCTGGAAGTTTTGATATTGTGTTAAATGATGGTGAGAATGAGTTTAAATTTTCTTTAAATCGTTCTTATGAGGGGTTATACATTCCCAAAATGTATTGGAGAAGTTTGGAGAATTTTTCAACCAATTCGCTTGCATTGATAGTGTCGGACAGGTCTTTCGATGCTGATGACTATGTACGAGATTTTGAACAGTTTAAAACACTAAAAAATGGGTAA